GGGAGATAAAATGCTAAAACTTTCATCAGAATTTCCTTTATATTAACTACTTAAATTCAATGACTCAAAACGATCAATTTAATAAACTTTAAAGCTCATATACCTAGCGTTATTAATTATCTAAATGGGATTATTATGTTTATTTAGCTAAACGATAGCAATATCGAATAAACAAACAAGAAATAATCGTCTCTGTAATTAAAACACTAATAGTCACTCCATAGACTGGTGCGTAATGTATAAACGCAATAGCCATAAGAATATGCAAAATACTTATTCTTATATATGTATTTCGTACCATAGCTGTATGGTCATTGATAATCAACCACCATTGACCAAAAACAATACCAACAGAAACAATAAATGGCAAAGGCGACATCACAAGTAGAATAGAGGATGCAACCCTATACTCTTCGCTAAAATAAAATAAGGATACTGGATATCCAATCACAGCAATTGAAGCTGAGACAAACAATCCGAATAAGATAAACTTTTTACCGTATAAGCTCAGAATATCTTTGAAATCAGAGCCTTTACTTACCAACGAACTTACTCTTGGGAACAGGGCTTGCTGAACAGGAGTAAGCAGGCCTTGGGCAGCGACCCTGAGTTTATCTGCCGCCGAGAAATAGCCAGCATACACGGGGCCGGCAAAATAACCAATGATAATGACGTTTAGGGTGGTATAAAAACTGATCGTGATATTTGATATAAATAGGTCAAACCCACCTTTCAGTGAAGCCAGGACATCTGACATCCCACACTTCGTAAACGCCACCATTTTATTTTTACCTATATACACCATAGCGATAATCCCTGAAACAAACATTCCAAGAGATTGACTGAAAATTGCCAGGCCAATATCATTCGAGTCTCTTACTAATAAGAAGACCGCAACAAGAGAGAAACATTTAGCGATAGTGGTACTGATA
This Leclercia sp. S52 DNA region includes the following protein-coding sequences:
- a CDS encoding oligosaccharide flippase family protein, giving the protein MKKNIFLLYFVQASNYLFPLLTLPYLMRVLGAEHFGVMSMVQAWIQYTIIFVDYGFNFSATLLIAKNKENQNLLNKIYTVTTISKFLLFLIFLLIAVVYSLIFGLDIYVKLFFCGMFAVLGTVFFPIWLFQGLEKMQGIVISTTIAKCFSLVAVFLLVRDSNDIGLAIFSQSLGMFVSGIIAMVYIGKNKMVAFTKCGMSDVLASLKGGFDLFISNITISFYTTLNVIIIGYFAGPVYAGYFSAADKLRVAAQGLLTPVQQALFPRVSSLVSKGSDFKDILSLYGKKFILFGLFVSASIAVIGYPVSLFYFSEEYRVASSILLVMSPLPFIVSVGIVFGQWWLIINDHTAMVRNTYIRISILHILMAIAFIHYAPVYGVTISVLITETIISCLFIRYCYRLAK